In the Fusarium falciforme chromosome 6, complete sequence genome, CCGGCACTTTGTTTACATTCAGGTTTGGGCCTAGCCCAGCGACTCTGAATCACTTCGTAGGATACAGGTAACCTTGAGAAATCTCCccgctctctcttctcttccccttctccatccctcctccatctcttctctcaTTTCCCACCACCCTCACTCAAAAGCCGCCGAGATGCCGCACAAGAAGTCGCAACATAAATGGGCGCGAAGGAGAATAACCCCAATGGAACTAGGTAGCAAGCAAGCCTCAACACATAAGGCCCGGTTCACTGACATTTCTTAGAGCTGGATTTCCTCGACTTTGATCTCTCAGACCCCGAAGAAGCCGTTGAACAGGAAAGACAACGCACCCTGCCTGAGATCATGCCGAATGGCgatgtcatcctcgtcgttggTCCCCACAAGATCAAGATTCAGCTCTCCTCCCACCTTCTCAGCAGCACTTCGCCTGTGTTCGCCGCCATGCTGGGCCCCAACTTCAGAGAAGGGGCCCTCCTCCGAGAAAGCGAGGGTCCTGTCGAGATTGCCCTCCCGGCAGACAACGCCAAAGCGCTCTGGCATATCTACAACGTCCTCTATGGAGCACATCCTCGCGCACACAAACTTGATCCGGATGAGCTCTATAACGTGGCCTCCCTAGCCCACAAGTACGACCTGGTTGAGCGGCTGGCGCTTGCCCGCGAGGCTTGGTTCGCTGACAGCGATATGTACTCCTTCGAGTCCACCGAGGAGAATTGGAAGATGTTGGTAGCGGCGTACTGGCTCGAGAGCGAGTATGGTTTTGCACACCTGAGCCATCGGTTGATTGAGAAGCCGCAACAGCTTCTTTACATCCATGGAATGGAAACCCCCGATCAGGTACTCGGCCTGAAGCTCTGCTGTAAGTAACCGCCCTGTCCCTTCTGGTTCACGATGGCTAATGCTTTGAGGTTGCAGTGGCGATTGAAGAGCTTCGAGCGAACGGACACCGCGGGAATGGTCTTTGTCTGAGTTGTTTCAAAGACCCGGAGACCGAGGGattctatattaagaatcCCGACTGTCCGTCAAAGTACAGATCTTGGGTTCTGCCCTGAGCCAACCTGTCGGATACCACAAGGGAGCACTGCACAGAGATGAGGCAAGGTGTTAGGGTTGTGGCTGTGAAACATGGAGGGATATTCATCAATCGCGTTTGTGACTAGTTCAATACTGATCTAGTACTTGTCCTACAATACGTTCGTGACTGCAAGcatggtgatgttgagccTCCGTGTCTCAGCCCACAGTAGAATACCCTGACCTCATGGATAAGAGAACATAGCTACCTAAGAATAGCCGTTCGTATCTGGGAAGTTGAAAGCTCAATGACCCAAGTATCACAGTATGTGCTGGCGCGGAATCGGGCAGCTGGGTTGCCTCATGATAAAGTCGTCAGGCTTCGTCAGGAAGCAGTGCAAACATAGCCCATTACCGGTCTCTGTAATGCGATTCACCCTTACCCTGCGCAACTCTTCGATTCCAACTATGTTTCTGTCATTAGCTTACATCCATggagataataaaaaggagaTGTCACTTACGCGCGATGGACAGCCCGAGTTCCCTGTCTTCCGTTTTGTTGACCTGTTCGCACAGCGAATGCCCAGGCAATTCTACTACCATCCAAAAGCTCAGATTGGAGAAGCCCGGGGCATATCTGAACCAATATGATGCCAATAACAGCTTCCAGGCGTCATCGCGAGTAGAAGGCTTGTAAGAGTTTGCTCGAGGCGACATGGTCCAGTGCATGGCCGCAAACTGGAATCGCTCGGCCAAACCCCACTTATCCACGAACATGGCGACTTGGAGAATCTCGTCCGGGTTGAGATTGAGCATTTGCGGGTCTGATCCGTAGAGGGATTTGAAGGCGTGGAGAGCTGCCTCGGCAGAGTCGTCTAGTAGCACGTATTCGACAGGCTTGTCACCTCTTTCCTTGAGCCTTTGGCCTTCGATCATCGGCGAGGTGAGCATGGCCTTGAACACCGGGGACACGAGGCACAGGAAAGACGAAGAGAGCTGAATTTTGACCCTGTCCCGGCCGATAACGAGGATAACGTCGCCATTCTCGATGATTTTGTGATGGACCGGGTTGTCAGGTCCTAAAGAACGTCAGCGTCCATGGCAAAACCCATCTATCAAAGCATGTGAGTTCTTACGGAGAGTGATTCGGTTGATATTATGCTCAGCTGTTGACATCTTGACTGCGTATCAATGTTGGGGATTGGGGAGATGGATATATGTTGGTACGGAGAAGAACAGAACTGATCTGAGGAGAAAGGCATCTTCCTCACAGGTACAACCTGTCTGTTTATGACTTTCCCGTGTATCTATGTAAGGAAGGCTTGCCCAGGCGCGTTGGAGACATTGGAGTCAGTCACTGTCGGCCACCAAGCCATACCTACCTTCCTTCTACTACAACAGACTCCGTACATTGAAAGAGCGCAACGCTGTGAGAGATTAACATCAGGGTTTCTTGTTGCCTACACTGGGTCTGCTAATCGTAATCATTTACAATCTCTCCCTCACCTCGTTGATCCATCCATACTCATCCCCGAGATACTTTTGCGCCCTCAAGTCGCCAGACCTGGCATGGGCCTCAAAGTTCTCGGCCCTTGAACACCTCCCACAGAGCCTGCCCATCTCGCCGCTCGCCTTTTCGTCCCCAATCTCTTGGTACGTCTGCGTCTTGAGGAACTTGCCCACCCAGGGACCACCGGTGTAGTTGCCCAGCTTTCGCGTTAGCAAGACGTGGTTGGTACCGATGCACTGTCATCCAGTCAGACCCTGTTTCTTCTTTCCTGGGCTGGGGTCTTACCTTATCGCCGTAGGACACGCATGTCTTTTtgccgaggaagagagcACCGTAGTTTGACATCTTTTCGAGCACCTCTCTTGGGTTTTGAGTCAGGATCTGTACGTGTTCGCTCGAGAACTCATGCGCAATTTTGTACGCCTCGTTGATGTTGTCTATGAGGATGGCCTCCCCATAGTCTCTCCAGGAGGTGCCAGCTAGCTCAGCAGTAGGTAGTTTCTCCAGAAGCTTGTCGATAATCTTCATAATCTCTCGTCCCACCTTTTCCGACATTGTGATCAAGACCGCTGGCGTATCGGAACCATGCTCAGCCTGCGACAACAAGTCAGTCACCACGGTGAAGGGGTCAGCAGCTTCATCAGCCACAATGAGGACTTCAGTCAGACCATCAAACAGATTGATTCAAATCTCTCCAAAGAGGAGTCTCTTCGCCTCAGCGGCAAAGTAATCCCCAAGCCCGGCAGTAAAGTCAACCTTTTTGATCGTCTCTGTGCCACTGGCCATGACAGCGATGGCTTCCGTGCCGCCAATGACAAATATCTCGTCGGCTCCCGCAAAATGAGCAGCGGAGATAGTGGCATTCGGAAGTTTCCCTTGGATGAGCGGCGTGCAGGCAATGACTTGCTTTACTCCAGCGACCTTGGCTGTGGTAATGGTCATGTGCGCAGACGCAAGTAGAGGATACCGGCTTCCAGGGATGTATCTTGTCCAGTCAGTAGCGAATCCGACTAGTCAATGATCAAGAGTACTCACGCGCCCGGTTTGTTGATGGGATTCTTTCTGTGTCCCAGAAAGACACCCGGTTGgatctcaacctcgacattCTTGATGCTGGCACGCCGAACCTCGGCGAACTTGCGCACGTTCTCCTGTGCCGTCTTGACGTCTTTGATTGTCTGAGGGGGAACTTGGGCAATGCAGTCTTGGATCTGACCGCCGAATAGCTTGAAGGAGACCATTTGTCAACCTTGGCCGAGTAGGTCCTCACAGCTTTGTCGCCATTCGCTCTGATGTCCCGGATCACTCCCTGGAAAATCTCAGTGACCTTATTTTTTGGATTCCACGGTCGATTTAAGGAGCGGTTTTTTGAGGTGTTGGGGGGCCATGTAGGTAAAAAAAAGTGAGGTGTTCAAGGGGATGGATCAGGGGGAATAGAACCCCTTTTTTATCCCCTTGTTTTGACCTGCCCTCTCGATATGCACGTTGGTATGCCGCCACAGACAATAGAGCATGCCGTAGAGCAAGCTGACTGGGGGTTGATGGTTCCCCAAGAGCGAGTGGAAAGTAGATCTGCAGCCAGGGGTTGCTTGAAGGGTCAGTGGTAGGCATCATGACACCAGTCACCATGTGGCGGTAATAGTCCAGGAGATCTCGATGAGAAGGATCACTATGAGTCACTCCGTCTCCTCGTATACGCTCAGTCAAAGCATCTGGGACCATTTAGGTACTGTTATCGACTGATATATCAAGTTCGTGGATGTTGCGTTTTCGGACGAGGGTGGTGCTAGAATTGTGCGACTTACGATTCGACGGCTCTTAGCAGCTGACTCTGAGACGTCGCggcggcctcctcctccaatcaAGCTGCACGAGTTCTCGATGAAACCTTGACAGGCATGAAATTTTGATCTCGGACAGTTGTGGCAAACAAAACGACGTCCATCACACTGAGTCTGTTAGCACCGATCATGCCAAATACACAGGTTTTACTTACCTTGATTTTCTATTTACGACGAGTTACATATCCCTTTTCGTGTTAGCACTGATGAAACAGGAAAACTTCTAGAAGCAAGTACGCTAACTTACCGTAAATGTTCTTCCTCGCGGTCGTTTTGTTCCTCTATTTGTGTGTGAACCATTCAAGCTTTCGATTGGCTCAAATTAGGTAAGGGGGGTATCGGAAGCAGGATATTGCCAGGCCGTGGCAAGATCATTTTCGGTGAAAGTTGACAGAAACAAACCTTGTTCATCTTCGAGCTCCTGAGAGTTTAGAAAATCCATTCTTGGCTGAGGTCAGGGGGCCGAGATAATTGAAGTTGATCGAGATATGCGAGGAATGGAGTCAAGAGGGTGGACAAAGAGCTGACGGAAATAGGACGGGCCGTCATTCAACAACTACCTATCTTCCTCCAGTGCCTTCATACACCTTCTGAATTCCAGGTTCTCATGATTCCATCATAGCTCAATGGCCAAAGTACAACAAGAGTCATGTGACGATTCAGGCAGTATGACATGCCAAAATGGATCTCTGCTCATCTGCCTCTCAAGGCACCAACATCCGCCCTTCGTTCATCCAGCTTGCTCCTACACAGCTCATCGATGCAAATATCTTCCCTAGAGATGTCGGTCCGGGAAATCGCAGTTCGGTCGTGGCTCGATCAAGTTCTCGTCGGCGTTTAGGAAGCAATCGAGGCAGAGACCCATTTCCATCGATCCTCCTTCGATTTGGAGCTGTTGAATCGCCACTGTTCTTGGTCAGCCCCTTGCCTCGAATCATCTGATTCTACCTTGGCTTACTACCAAG is a window encoding:
- a CDS encoding Histidinol dehydrogenase, producing the protein MSEKVGREIMKIIDKLLEKLPTAELAGTSWRDYGEAILIDNINEAYKIAHEFSSEHVQILTQNPREVLEKMSNYGALFLGKKTCVSYGDKCIGTNHVLLTRKLGNYTGGPWVGKFLKTQTYQEIGDEKASGEMGRLCGRCSRAENFEAHARSGDLRAQKYLGDEYGWINEVRERL
- a CDS encoding Histidinol dehydrogenase gives rise to the protein MVSFKLFGGQIQDCIAQVPPQTIKDVKTAQENVRKFAEVRRASIKNVEVEIQPGVFLGHRKNPINKPGAYIPGSRYPLLASAHMTITTAKVAGVKQVIACTPLIQGKLPNATISAAHFAGADEIFVIGGTEAIAVMASGTETIKKVDFTAGLGDYFAAEAKRLLFGEI